From Candidatus Omnitrophota bacterium:
TAAAATGTTTAAAAAGGATTTATTTATTTTAGCCGTACTTATGTTTACGGCTTCGGCGTTTGCTGGAAATGATAAAAATTCTATTCAGATTAAAGGTTCTGATACTATGGTTAATCTGGCTCAAGCCTGGGCAGAGAAATATATGGAAAAAAATTCCGAAGATTTTGTGGCAGTAACCGGTGGTGGTTCAGGTACAGGAATAGCCGCGTTTATTAACTCAACATGTGATATTGCTGAGTGCTCTCGCTCGATGAAAAAAGAAGAGATTCAGCTTGCCGAAAATAAAGGAGTAAAACCAGTTGAGCACATTGTGGCTTTAGACGGGATTGTTGTAGTCGTGAGCCCGAAAAATCCCGTAAGTAAACTTACTATAGAACAGCTTCGTGCAATATTTATGGGTACTATAAAAAACTGGAAGGAAGTTGGAGGGGAAGATAAAACTATAGTCATATTATCCAGGGAAATCAACTCCGGTACGCACGTATTTTTTAAAGAGCATGTTTTGCGAGGCGGCCATGAAAAAGGCCCTGAAGAATTTGCGCCTGGTGCATTGCTTATGTCATCAAGCCAGGCAATCGCAGACGAAGTAGCACAGAATCAAAATGCAATAGGATATTATGGTATGGGATATATCAGCCCTAAGCAGAAAGTTATTTTGGTTGCCAAAGATGAAAAATCCGAATATATCATGCCGACAATAGAAAACGTGGTGAAAGGCAGATATCCTATATCGCGGCCTTTGTATCTTTATACTAATGGAGAAGCTTTAGGGTTAGTGAAAAAGTTTTTGGATTTTACGCTTTCTAAAGAAGGACAGGAGATTGTAGCAAAAACTGATTTTGTGCCGGTTAAATAATGCGTAAGCTAAAAGAATTTATTATTGAGAAGCTAATCCTGATTTCAGGGTTAGCTTCCATATTTTTTGTAATTTTAATATTTTTATTTTTGGCTAAGGAAGGGCTATCGGTATTTAAATCCGTTACTCCATTTAATTTCCTCTTAGGTAAAAATTGGTATCCCATTTCTGAGCCTGCGCAATTAGGGATTTTACCGTTAATATTGGGTTCATTAATCGTAACTTTAGGAGCAGCAATTATCTCTATTCCTATAGGAGTGGCTTGTGCGGTCTATATTGCCGAAATTGCCCCATTAAAAATCAAAGAAATTTTAAAAGCTGGGATCGAATTATTAGCTGCAATTCCCAGTGTAGTTTTAGGCTTTATCGGTATGGTAACTTTAGTCCCATGGGTAAAGTCTACTTTTCATTTGCCTACAGGCCTTACTGCTTTGTCAGGAGCAATAATCTTAGCTTTTATGGCTATGCCGACGATAGTTTCAATTGCTGAAGACGCTTTATACTCGGTGCCCAAGAGTTATAAAGAAGGTGCTTTTGCTTTAGGGGCAACACATTGGCAGACAATTTATCGGGTTTTGCTTCCGGCTGCCTCTTCAGGGATTGTTGCTGCGGTAATGCTTGGTATAGGCCGCGTAATCGGTGAGACTATGGCGGTGATGATGATTACCGGAAATGCAGCGGTTATTCCGCAAAGCATTTTTGTCCCGGTACGTACTTTAACTGCTACTATCGCCGCTGAAATGGGGGAGGCAGTTGTAGGCAGCGAACATTATTTTGCCTTGTTTGCTATCGGTATAGTTTTATTTATTATGAGTTTTATTATCAATGTTACTGCAGACCTATTTTTACATAAAAGGAACTGATGCGTAATACGCAAAGATCACAAAGAATCGCATTCTTTTTTCTTTTTCTGGCAACACTTTTAATCGTCGTACCTGTTGGCCTGATTGTGGTAATTATTATTCAGAAAGGCCTGCCTGCAATTAACTGGCAGTTTTTATTGGATGTTCCACGCCTGGGAATGCGTGCCGGAGGTATTTTTCCGGCAATTATCGGAACTTTTTACCTAGTTTTGGGTGCCATAATCTTTGCACTTCCTATAGGCTTACTTGCAGCAATTTATTTGAGCGAATATGCCAAAGATAACATACTTAACCGCATAATTAAGCTGGCAATAGTGAATCTTTCCGGTGTGCCTTCAGTTGTCTACGGTTTATTTGGTTTGGCGCTTTTTGTTGTCTTTTTAAAATTTGGGGCATCTATTTTATCCGGCTCCCTTACTTTAGGGATAATGATTCTGCCGATAATTATTACTACATCGCGGGAAGCACTGGAAAGTGTACCGCAATCATTTCGTGAGGTAAGTTTATCATTAGGCGCAAGTAAATGGCAGACTATAAGGCATATAGTTTTGCCCAATGCAATACCCGGAATTCTGACTGGTACTATTCTTGGCTTAGGCCGTGCAGCAGGGGAAACTGCGCCGATTCTTTTTACTGTGGCTGCTTTTTATTTACCACGGCTTCCCAAATCTATTTTTGATCAGGCAATGGCTTTACCGTATCACTTATATGTAATTTCAACTCAAGTGCCCAACGTAGATGAAAAAATACGTTATGGCACGGCTTTAGTTTTGTTATCTTTAGTTTTGTTTATGAATCTGGTTGCTATAATTATTCGTTACAATTTCAGGAAGAAAAAGAAATGGTGAAATTTAAAGCTAAAGATTTGAATATTTGGTTTGGGCAGATTCATGCTTTAAAAGGCGTGAACATCGAGGTGGAGGATAATGAGATTTTGAGTGTAATCGGTCCGTCCAATAGCGGAAAGACAAGTTTTCTGCGTATGCTCAACCGTTTGAATGACTTACATCCGGGTTTTAAAATGGGTGGAAGTTTAGAGTTTGATCAAGAAGATATAAGAAAAATAGATATTGAAGGTTTACGTAAAAGAGTGGGAATGGTTTTTGCTTTGCCTCTACCTTTACCCTTGTCCATTTTTGAGAATGTGGCTTATGGTGTGAAAATGCATGGAGAGAAAAACCGCAATAAGATATCTGAGGTTGTTGAGGGTTCATTAAAACAAGCATATCTTTGGGAAGAAGTTAAGGACAGGCTTGATGTGTCAGCTTTTAAATTATCTGGCGGCCAGCAACAGAGGCTTTGCATTGCCCGGACGCTGGCTGTTAGCCCCGAGGTAATTTTATTTGATGAGCCGTGTTCCGGACTGGATCCGATTTCAACCGCTAAAGTTGAAGAGGCGATTGTTAAGCTGAAGAAAGACTACACAATAGTTTTGGTGACTAATAATGTTAAGCAGGCAGCCAGAGTCGGTGATCGCACAGCTTTCTTCTTATTAGGTGAGCTAGTGGAACTGGATAAAACAGAGAAAATATTTACTGTGCCAAGTGACCAGCGTACGGATGGATATATCAGAGGGAAATTCGGATAATGGCGGATATTTTGGTAGATAAATTGAATTTATGGTATGGTGATTTTCAAGCGCTTATAAATGTAAACGCGCATTTCACCCAAAATCAGATTACCGCGATGATCGGGCCTTCGGGTTGTGGTAAGTCGACTTTATTACGGGTATTTAACCGGATGAACGACCTTATTGAAGGTGTACGCGTAAAAGGAGAGGTAATTATTGATGCGGAGAATATAATTTCGGATAAAACTGATCTGGTGAGATTACGTAAGAAAGTGGGAATGGTGTTTCAGCGGCCTAATCCGTTTCCCCTATCTATTTATGAAAATATTGTTTTTGGCCAGAAAGTACATGCTGAAGGGTTGACTAGATTAAAGCTGGATGAGGTAGTCGAAAGTAGTTTGAAATCCGTTCTTTTATGGGATGAATTAAAAGATAAGCTTAATAAATCAGCGCTTAGTTTATCGCTGGAACAGAAACAGCGGCTTTGTATTGCCAGATTGATTGCGGTAAAGCCTGAGATTTTACTGATGGATGAACCATGTTCTACGCTTGACCCGCAGGCAACCAGCCGTATTGAAGAATTAATGCGTGAACTCAAGAATAACTATACTATAATAATTGTTACACACAATATGCAGCAAGCAGCGCGTGTTTCCGATGATACGGGTTTTATGCTTTTAGGCGAGTTAGTTGAGTTTGCTAAAACAGAAGATATTTTTACTAGGCCAAAAGACAAGAAAACAGAAGACTATATTACCGGCCGTTACGGTTAAAGATTTAACTATGTCATTCCCGCTTTCGCGGGAATAACAATGGGAAAACAGGAGGTACTTAATGTTAAGACATCTAGACGAAGAATTAAAAGAATTGCATAAAGAGATTTTGAAGATGGCGGTGTTTGCCCAGGAGGCAATCTTTAAATCTATTGAGTCATTGAAAAACCGTGATAAATACCTGGCTCAGGAAGTAATTGATACCGATAATAAAATTGACGAACTTGAGTTGGCCATAGATGAGAAATGTATCGATCTTATTGCCCGCTACCAGCCGATGGCAGGCGATTTAAGGTATATTACAACCGGGATGAAGATAAATAACGAGCTTGAACGTATTGCCGATATAGCATTGGATATTGCGCAAAAGTCTTTAGGGTTGATTGATAAACCTTTACTTAAGCCATTAGTCGATATTCCTAAGCTTTCCCAGGTGGCACAAAACATGGTGCATGATGCGATTGATGCTTTTGTCAAAAGGGATGCGTATTTAGCCCGTCAAGTAGTTTTGGCGGATTCAGAAGCCGATCGTTTACGTAATTTGGTGCAGGATGAATTGGTTAGTGAATATCTGGCGCGCGATGCTAAAACTGCAGACCGAGCTGTGGCGTTGATACTTATTGCCCGTTATCTTGAGCGTATTTGCGACCATACTACTAACATTGCCGAAGATGTAATTTATATGGTTGAGGCAAAGGTAGTTAAGCATCATCCTGAAGAACTAAAATAGTCGGCTAATTTATCCTCTTGACCCTCTCTATTTAGTGGTATATAATCCTTTCATTATCTCTTGAATATAACCAAAATAATATTTCTTGGAGTTTAGGTGCATGAAAAATAAAATTGTTTTCTGGATCAAGAAACAGATTAAGGATTCTGGGGCCAAGGGTATTGTGATGGGGCTTTCCGGAGGGATAGATTCTGCCGTAGTGGCTGCTTTGTGTAAAGAGGCAGTAGGTAAGAATAATATGCTGGTCCTATTTATGCCTTGTAATAGTAATATACAGGATCTAAAGGATGCTCGATTAGTTGCCAGGAAGTTTAATCTTAAATCAAAGCTGGTAGACCTTTGCGGCGTATATAATGATTTCTTAAGAGTTCTGCCTCAGGCAGGAGGCTTAGCCAGAGGGAATCTTAAGCCCCGCCTGCGTATGAGCACGCTTTATTATTTTGCTAATAAGCTAAATTACTTAGTATGCGGAACAGGAAATAAATCTGAACTTATGGTTGGGTATTTCACCAAATATGGCGACGGCGGAGTGGATATTTTACCGATTGCGGATTTATTCAAGCGCCAGGTGCGTCAACTTGCGCAGGAGTTGAAGATACCGCAAAATATTATTACCAAGCCGCCTACTGCCGGGCTTTGGCAGGGGCAGACTGATGAAGGAGAGATGGGGATAACTTATAATGAACTGGATGATATCTTAGATAGGTTTTGTAATAATCGAAAACAGATTGTTGGTAGCAGTAAAATTAACAAGGTAAAAAGAATGTACAAAAATTCAGAGCATAAACGAAAAGGTGCGGATATTTGCCGCATTTAGCTGGAGGAGCCAGAATGGATGAGATCTTAGAGATTTTAGAAAAAGATGGCCGGGCAAGTATAGAAGATATTGCCAAGATGACCTGCAGGAAGCCTGAGGACGTTAAAAAAGCGATTAAGAAATACGAAAAAGAGGGAGCAATTTTAAAATATAAGGCAGTAATTAACAAGGATTTGGTTAGAGATAATGAATCTGAGGTTAGGGCTTTAATTGAAGTGAATATCGTTCCGCAGAAGGATCTGGGTTTTGAGAAGATTGCCGAGCGCATCTATTCGTTTCCTGAGGTCACTAGCTGTTATTTAATCAGCGGCACATATGATTTACTGGTGGTTGTAGAAGGTAAGAATTTGCATACGGTTTCCAATTTTGTGGCAGAGAAGCTTTCCTGTTTAGAAAATGTGCGCGGCACAGCGACACATTTTTTATTAAAGAAATACAAGGAAGACGGAGTAATCCTGAAGCAGAA
This genomic window contains:
- a CDS encoding phosphate ABC transporter substrate-binding protein; amino-acid sequence: MFKKDLFILAVLMFTASAFAGNDKNSIQIKGSDTMVNLAQAWAEKYMEKNSEDFVAVTGGGSGTGIAAFINSTCDIAECSRSMKKEEIQLAENKGVKPVEHIVALDGIVVVVSPKNPVSKLTIEQLRAIFMGTIKNWKEVGGEDKTIVILSREINSGTHVFFKEHVLRGGHEKGPEEFAPGALLMSSSQAIADEVAQNQNAIGYYGMGYISPKQKVILVAKDEKSEYIMPTIENVVKGRYPISRPLYLYTNGEALGLVKKFLDFTLSKEGQEIVAKTDFVPVK
- the pstC gene encoding phosphate ABC transporter permease subunit PstC, translated to MRKLKEFIIEKLILISGLASIFFVILIFLFLAKEGLSVFKSVTPFNFLLGKNWYPISEPAQLGILPLILGSLIVTLGAAIISIPIGVACAVYIAEIAPLKIKEILKAGIELLAAIPSVVLGFIGMVTLVPWVKSTFHLPTGLTALSGAIILAFMAMPTIVSIAEDALYSVPKSYKEGAFALGATHWQTIYRVLLPAASSGIVAAVMLGIGRVIGETMAVMMITGNAAVIPQSIFVPVRTLTATIAAEMGEAVVGSEHYFALFAIGIVLFIMSFIINVTADLFLHKRN
- the pstA gene encoding phosphate ABC transporter permease PstA — protein: MRNTQRSQRIAFFFLFLATLLIVVPVGLIVVIIIQKGLPAINWQFLLDVPRLGMRAGGIFPAIIGTFYLVLGAIIFALPIGLLAAIYLSEYAKDNILNRIIKLAIVNLSGVPSVVYGLFGLALFVVFLKFGASILSGSLTLGIMILPIIITTSREALESVPQSFREVSLSLGASKWQTIRHIVLPNAIPGILTGTILGLGRAAGETAPILFTVAAFYLPRLPKSIFDQAMALPYHLYVISTQVPNVDEKIRYGTALVLLSLVLFMNLVAIIIRYNFRKKKKW
- a CDS encoding phosphate ABC transporter ATP-binding protein; its protein translation is MVKFKAKDLNIWFGQIHALKGVNIEVEDNEILSVIGPSNSGKTSFLRMLNRLNDLHPGFKMGGSLEFDQEDIRKIDIEGLRKRVGMVFALPLPLPLSIFENVAYGVKMHGEKNRNKISEVVEGSLKQAYLWEEVKDRLDVSAFKLSGGQQQRLCIARTLAVSPEVILFDEPCSGLDPISTAKVEEAIVKLKKDYTIVLVTNNVKQAARVGDRTAFFLLGELVELDKTEKIFTVPSDQRTDGYIRGKFG
- the pstB gene encoding phosphate ABC transporter ATP-binding protein PstB — encoded protein: MMADILVDKLNLWYGDFQALINVNAHFTQNQITAMIGPSGCGKSTLLRVFNRMNDLIEGVRVKGEVIIDAENIISDKTDLVRLRKKVGMVFQRPNPFPLSIYENIVFGQKVHAEGLTRLKLDEVVESSLKSVLLWDELKDKLNKSALSLSLEQKQRLCIARLIAVKPEILLMDEPCSTLDPQATSRIEELMRELKNNYTIIIVTHNMQQAARVSDDTGFMLLGELVEFAKTEDIFTRPKDKKTEDYITGRYG
- the phoU gene encoding phosphate signaling complex protein PhoU gives rise to the protein MLRHLDEELKELHKEILKMAVFAQEAIFKSIESLKNRDKYLAQEVIDTDNKIDELELAIDEKCIDLIARYQPMAGDLRYITTGMKINNELERIADIALDIAQKSLGLIDKPLLKPLVDIPKLSQVAQNMVHDAIDAFVKRDAYLARQVVLADSEADRLRNLVQDELVSEYLARDAKTADRAVALILIARYLERICDHTTNIAEDVIYMVEAKVVKHHPEELK
- a CDS encoding NAD+ synthase; its protein translation is MKNKIVFWIKKQIKDSGAKGIVMGLSGGIDSAVVAALCKEAVGKNNMLVLFMPCNSNIQDLKDARLVARKFNLKSKLVDLCGVYNDFLRVLPQAGGLARGNLKPRLRMSTLYYFANKLNYLVCGTGNKSELMVGYFTKYGDGGVDILPIADLFKRQVRQLAQELKIPQNIITKPPTAGLWQGQTDEGEMGITYNELDDILDRFCNNRKQIVGSSKINKVKRMYKNSEHKRKGADICRI
- a CDS encoding Lrp/AsnC family transcriptional regulator, whose product is MDEILEILEKDGRASIEDIAKMTCRKPEDVKKAIKKYEKEGAILKYKAVINKDLVRDNESEVRALIEVNIVPQKDLGFEKIAERIYSFPEVTSCYLISGTYDLLVVVEGKNLHTVSNFVAEKLSCLENVRGTATHFLLKKYKEDGVILKQKSENKRIAISY